A single Mustelus asterias chromosome 4, sMusAst1.hap1.1, whole genome shotgun sequence DNA region contains:
- the ddx28 gene encoding putative ATP-dependent RNA helicase DDX28: MLTLSSWFRLQPRGPDSPAFRLGPLLRLASGFSAGPQGSAPGAELPVIRIPHKTQQRAEGRLKGAAAAAAGSRALRLARPGRLLIMGKRPQLNQHAGCTFGKLEPVPLVSKGWKHRKAAGDYFVINNMRSQPPGLAEGEQQQEGKKGPTFRSLGLCTELRDALGTMGISQPTRVQAQSIAALLRGRNVLCAAETGSGKTLSYLLPLLQTLAAGRRDSRADDGPSSLVLVPSRELAEQLQRVARPLAAGLGLTVQTVGGGRGMGKVKLTLSRGPIHLLISTPGALWKALRRDFVSLRDLSYLVLDEADTLFDESFVDLLEDILQRSQIAAHPSETRGVERKAQLVVTGATFPGGVGELLSKVTDLGSITTIKSKGLHHLMPHVKQKFMKVKRTDKASDLLQMLKELVAEKAGAGVLVFCNSAPTVNWLGYVLEDHGIKHARLQGSMNAEKRSGIFCTFQHGLIDILLCTDIASRGLDTQRVEVVINYDFPPTLCDYIHRAGRVGRVGSKVLGTVLSFVTHPWEVELVQKIETAARQKVILPGLESAIKQPQKQNIPELLKDQAELSSECPVFE, encoded by the coding sequence GCCGGGCCCCAGGGCTCGGCTCCCGGTGCTGAGCTGCCCGTCATCCGCATCCCGCACAAGACGCAGCAGCGGGCGGAGGGGAGGCTGAAAGGGGCGGCGGCAGCGGCGGCGGGGAGCCGGGCGCTCAGGCTGGCCAGGCCGGGCCGGCTGCTCATCATGGGCAAGCGGCCCCAGCTGAACCAGCACGCCGGCTGCACTTTCGGCAAGTTGGAGCCGGTGCCCCTGGTCTCCAAGGGCTGGAAGCACAGGAAGGCGGCCGGCGATTACTTTGTCATTAACAACATGCGGAGCCAGCCGCCTGGGTTAGCGGAGGGAGAGCAGCAGCAGGAGGGGAAGAAGGGCCCCACGTTCCGCTCCCTGGGGCTGTGCACCGAGCTGCGGGATGCACTGGGCACCATGGGCATTTCCCAGCCCACCAGGGTCCAGGCTCAGAGCATCGCCGCTCTGCTCCGGGGCAGGAATGTCCTGTGCGCCGCCGAGACCGGCAGCGGCAAGACCCTGAGCTACCTGCTGCCTTTACTGCAGACCCTGGCGGCGGGCAGGAGGGACAGTCGCGCCGACGATGGGCCGAGCAGCCTGGTGCTGGTCCCCTCCCGGGAGCTGGCCGAGCAGCTGCAGCGGGTGGCCCGGCCGCTGGCCGCCGGCCTGGGGCTGACCGTGCAGACggtggggggaggccgggggatgGGCAAGGTGAAGCTAACCCTGTCCCGGGGGCCCATCCACCTGCTGATCTCAACCCCCGGAGCCCTGTGGAAAGCCCTGAGGAGGGACTTCGTCTCCCTCCGCGACCTGAGCTACCTGGTGCTGGATGAGGCGGACACTCTGTTTGATGAAAGCTTCGTGGACCTGCTGGAGGACATTCTGCAGCGCAGCCAGATCGCTGCCCACCCCTCAGAGACCCGGGGGGTGGAGAGGAAAGCCCAGCTGGTGGTGACCGGTGCCACCTtcccagggggagtgggggaactcCTCAGTAAGGTCACCGATCTGGGCAGCATCACCACCATAAAAAGCAAGGGGCTGCATCACCTCATGCCCCATGTCAAGCAGAAGTTCATGAAGGTCAAGCGGACAGACAAAGCCAGTGACTTGCTCCAGATGTTAAAGGAGTTGGTTGCTGAGAAAGCTGGCGCTGGAGTGCTGGTGTTCTGCAACAGTGCACCCACAGTCAATTGGCTTGGCTATGTCCTGGAAGACCATGGCATCAAACACGCCCGCTTGCAGGGCAGCATGAATGCCGAAAAGAGAAGTGGAATATTTTGTACTTTCCAACATGGTTTGATAGACATCCTTCTCTGCACGGATATTGCATCTCGGGGACTGGACACTCAGAGGGTGGAAGTTGTGATCAATTATGACTTTCCCCCAACGCTGTGCGATTACATTCACCGTGCTGGGCGTGTGGGACGTGTTGGGAGCAAGGTTCTGGGCACCGTCCTTAGTTTTGTGACCCACCCCTGGGAGGTTGAACTGGTCCAGAAAATTGAGACTGCAGCTCGACAGAAAGTGATACTCCCGGGCCTGGAATCTGCAATCAAGCAGCCCCAGAAGCAAAATATACCAGAGTTATTGAAAGACCAGGCTGAACTCTCTTCAGAGTGTCCAGTATTCGAATAA